A genome region from Ralstonia solanacearum K60 includes the following:
- a CDS encoding LysR substrate-binding domain-containing protein: MKTTLEELLAFRTVVDTGSVTAAAEQLGQTVSGVSRALRRLEEKLETTLLSRTTRRLALTDEGAAFLAHARGILAAVDEAEELIALRRQQPAGRLRVNAAMPFMLHVIAPLVADFRAQYPQIELELNTSDRIIDLLEEDTDVAIRIGTLRDSTLRARRLGTRRLRVLASPAYLKAHGRPRTVDDLRHHALLGFVQPESLNHWPLRGPHGDRLRIVPTLKASSGETLRQLALQGAGLVCLADFMTAADRRAGDLVQVLPDATVEILQPIHAVYYRNTQLASRIACFLDFLETRLAQAE; this comes from the coding sequence ATGAAAACGACGCTCGAAGAACTGCTCGCCTTCCGCACGGTGGTCGACACCGGCTCGGTCACCGCCGCCGCCGAGCAGCTCGGCCAGACCGTTTCGGGCGTCAGCCGCGCGCTGCGCCGGCTGGAAGAGAAGCTGGAGACCACGCTGCTCTCCCGCACCACGCGCCGCCTGGCGCTGACCGACGAGGGCGCGGCCTTCCTGGCGCACGCGCGCGGCATCCTCGCGGCCGTCGACGAGGCCGAAGAGCTGATCGCCCTGCGCCGCCAGCAGCCGGCCGGCCGCCTGCGCGTCAACGCCGCCATGCCGTTCATGCTGCACGTGATCGCACCGCTGGTGGCCGATTTCCGCGCGCAGTATCCGCAGATCGAGTTGGAGCTGAACACCAGCGACCGGATCATCGACCTGCTGGAAGAAGACACCGACGTCGCCATCCGCATCGGCACGCTGCGCGACTCGACGCTGCGGGCACGGCGGCTCGGCACACGGCGGCTGCGCGTGCTGGCCAGTCCCGCCTATCTGAAGGCACATGGCCGCCCGCGCACGGTCGACGACCTGCGGCATCACGCGCTGCTCGGCTTCGTGCAGCCCGAATCGCTCAACCACTGGCCGCTGCGCGGTCCGCACGGCGACCGCCTGCGCATCGTGCCCACGCTCAAGGCCTCCAGCGGCGAAACCCTGCGGCAACTTGCGCTGCAGGGCGCCGGCCTCGTCTGCCTGGCCGATTTCATGACCGCCGCGGATCGCCGCGCGGGCGACCTCGTGCAGGTGCTGCCCGATGCCACCGTCGAGATCCTGCAGCCGATCCACGCGGTCTACTACCGCAACACGCAGTTGGCCTCGCGCATCGCGTGCTTCCTCGATTTTCTCGAAACCCGCCTGGCACAAGCCGAATGA
- the mutS gene encoding DNA mismatch repair protein MutS yields MPQARQQAIEVLMAGDWQSLRGTLRTLSDVERITGRLALLSARPRDLSSLRDTLARLPEVRDQLPQSDAAPLLGDLHAALAIPEDAHALLQHAVMAEPAAMVRDGGVIARGYDADLDELRDISENCGQFLVDLEARERERTGIANLRVEYNRVHGFFIEVTNGQAAKVPDDYRRRQTLKNAERYITPELKTFEDKALSAQDRALSREKSLYEDLLQKLLPHLPAFKRIAAALAQADVLATLAERAHALSWSRPALTDAPGIELIRARHPVVEQQVEQFVANDCVLQETRKLLLITGPNMGGKSTFMRQTALVVLLAYVGAFVPADAATIGPIDRIFTRIGAADDLAGGRSTFMVEMTEAAAILHRATPNSLVLMDEIGRGTSTFDGLALAWAIARHLLSHNHSHTLFATHYFELTQLPQEFAQASNVHLSAVEHGDGIVFLHAVQEGPASQSYGLQVAQLAGVPQPVIRAARKRLAWLEQHSADTGATPQLDLFALPGDDPSDDDDDDAAASAASSALTEALADIDPDAMTPREALDALYRLKALSDASA; encoded by the coding sequence GTGCCGCAGGCGCGCCAGCAGGCCATCGAGGTGCTGATGGCCGGCGACTGGCAGAGCCTGCGCGGCACGCTGCGCACGCTGTCGGACGTGGAACGCATCACCGGCCGGCTTGCGCTGCTGTCGGCCCGTCCGCGCGACCTGTCCTCGCTGCGCGATACGCTGGCGCGCCTGCCCGAAGTGCGCGACCAACTGCCGCAAAGCGATGCCGCCCCGCTGCTGGGCGATCTGCATGCCGCCCTCGCCATCCCCGAAGACGCCCACGCGCTGCTGCAGCACGCGGTGATGGCCGAGCCGGCGGCGATGGTCCGCGACGGCGGCGTCATCGCGCGCGGCTACGACGCGGATCTCGATGAACTGCGCGATATCTCCGAGAACTGCGGCCAGTTCCTGGTCGACCTGGAAGCACGCGAGCGCGAGCGCACCGGCATCGCCAACCTGCGCGTCGAATACAACCGCGTGCACGGCTTCTTCATCGAAGTCACCAACGGCCAGGCCGCCAAGGTGCCCGACGATTACCGCCGCCGCCAGACGCTGAAGAACGCCGAGCGCTACATCACGCCCGAGCTGAAGACGTTCGAAGACAAGGCGCTCTCCGCCCAGGACCGCGCCCTGTCGCGCGAGAAATCCCTGTACGAAGACCTGCTGCAGAAGCTGCTGCCGCACCTGCCCGCCTTCAAGCGCATCGCCGCCGCACTGGCGCAGGCAGACGTGCTCGCAACGCTGGCCGAACGCGCCCACGCGCTGTCGTGGTCGCGCCCGGCGCTGACGGACGCGCCGGGCATCGAACTGATCCGCGCGCGCCACCCCGTGGTCGAGCAGCAGGTCGAACAGTTCGTCGCCAACGACTGCGTGCTGCAGGAAACGCGCAAGCTGCTGCTGATCACCGGCCCGAACATGGGCGGTAAATCGACCTTCATGCGCCAGACCGCGCTGGTCGTCCTGCTCGCCTACGTGGGCGCCTTCGTGCCGGCCGACGCCGCCACCATCGGCCCGATCGACCGCATCTTCACGCGCATCGGCGCCGCGGACGACCTCGCCGGCGGGCGCTCGACCTTCATGGTGGAGATGACCGAAGCCGCCGCCATCCTGCACCGCGCCACCCCCAACAGCCTGGTGCTGATGGACGAGATCGGGCGCGGCACCAGTACCTTCGATGGGCTGGCGCTGGCCTGGGCGATCGCGCGCCACCTGCTGTCGCACAACCACAGCCACACGCTGTTCGCCACCCACTACTTCGAGTTGACACAGTTGCCGCAGGAGTTCGCGCAGGCGTCCAACGTGCACCTGTCGGCGGTCGAGCACGGCGACGGCATCGTCTTCCTGCATGCCGTACAGGAAGGCCCGGCCAGCCAGAGCTACGGCCTGCAGGTGGCGCAGCTTGCCGGCGTGCCGCAGCCGGTGATCCGCGCCGCGCGCAAGCGGCTGGCCTGGCTGGAGCAGCATTCGGCCGACACCGGCGCCACGCCGCAGCTCGACCTGTTCGCGCTGCCCGGCGATGATCCGTCCGATGACGACGATGACGATGCGGCCGCGTCCGCCGCGTCCAGCGCCCTCACCGAGGCGCTCGCCGACATCGACCCGGACGCCATGACGCCGCGCGAGGCGCTCGACGCACTGTACCGGCTCAAGGCGCTGTCGGACGCCTCCGCGTAA
- a CDS encoding FKBP-type peptidyl-prolyl cis-trans isomerase, translating into MKIAKNTVVSVAYKLFDAQGNVIEESDEPMVYLHGGYDGTFPKIEEALDGHEQGFETKLQLEPDDAFGEYDQELIKIEPRDRFPEPLEIGMQFEGVPEDGDEEDAIIYTVTDVAEDKVVLDGNHPLAGMALRFELRVTDVREATAEEIEHGHVHGENGLEVADEDDEEPPRTLH; encoded by the coding sequence TTGAAAATCGCGAAGAATACTGTGGTGTCGGTGGCTTACAAACTGTTCGACGCACAGGGCAACGTCATCGAGGAATCCGATGAGCCGATGGTGTATCTGCACGGCGGCTATGATGGCACGTTCCCCAAGATCGAGGAAGCGCTGGACGGCCATGAGCAAGGCTTCGAGACGAAGCTGCAGCTGGAGCCGGACGATGCTTTCGGCGAATACGATCAGGAACTGATCAAGATCGAGCCGCGTGACCGTTTCCCCGAGCCGCTGGAAATCGGCATGCAGTTCGAGGGCGTGCCGGAGGATGGCGATGAGGAAGATGCCATCATCTACACCGTCACCGATGTGGCCGAGGACAAGGTCGTGCTGGACGGCAACCACCCGCTGGCCGGCATGGCGCTGCGCTTCGAGCTGCGCGTGACCGACGTGCGCGAAGCCACCGCCGAGGAAATCGAGCACGGGCACGTGCACGGCGAGAACGGTCTCGAGGTGGCCGACGAAGACGATGAGGAGCCGCCGCGCACGCTGCACTGA
- a CDS encoding cupin domain-containing protein, whose amino-acid sequence MNELPLYAADRGVQPGLAAGRPAQLLGGLSPRDFMRTHWQKKPLLIRQALSPEEMRALHFPLSPDALIKLAKREDVESRLIAQTRGRWTFSQGPFSERPFPSRKTRNWTLLVQGVNLVEPAVEALMQRFRFIPDARLDDVMISYATDGGGVGPHFDSYDVFLLQAHGRRRWRISSQDDLTLVPDLPLKILANFAPEEEFVLEPGDMLYLPPHYAHDGVAEDDCMTYSIGFRSPSYRELAGHFLGFLSQTLEDNPDFEGRYTDPDQQSVERPGELPVAMVHALAQKLNALRWTPELVGEFLGAYLTEPKDHVEFVTQPRLSLARFTARARKEGIVLDARTQALYDSQRFWINGDTFEPPGTLLAWLSALSDQRGASAETVEAAADQPDLMDTLHAWYEEGWLRLAGPGAH is encoded by the coding sequence ATGAACGAACTCCCATTATACGCCGCCGACCGCGGTGTCCAACCCGGCTTGGCGGCGGGGCGCCCCGCACAGCTGCTGGGCGGGCTGTCGCCGCGCGATTTCATGCGCACGCACTGGCAGAAGAAACCCCTGCTGATCCGCCAGGCGCTGTCGCCCGAGGAGATGCGCGCGCTGCACTTCCCCCTATCGCCCGATGCGCTGATCAAGCTGGCCAAGCGCGAGGATGTCGAATCCCGCCTGATCGCCCAGACGCGCGGGCGCTGGACCTTCAGCCAAGGCCCGTTCAGCGAGCGTCCGTTTCCCTCGCGCAAGACCCGCAACTGGACGCTGCTGGTGCAGGGGGTCAACCTGGTCGAACCCGCCGTCGAGGCGCTGATGCAGCGTTTCCGCTTCATCCCCGACGCACGCCTGGACGACGTGATGATCAGCTACGCCACCGACGGCGGCGGTGTCGGCCCGCACTTCGATTCGTACGATGTGTTCCTGCTCCAGGCACACGGCCGGCGGCGCTGGCGGATATCGTCGCAGGATGACCTCACCCTGGTGCCCGACCTGCCGCTGAAAATTCTCGCCAACTTCGCGCCCGAGGAAGAGTTCGTCCTGGAGCCGGGCGACATGCTTTACCTGCCGCCGCACTACGCGCACGACGGCGTGGCCGAGGACGATTGCATGACGTACTCGATCGGCTTCCGCTCACCGTCCTACCGCGAACTCGCCGGCCACTTCCTCGGCTTCCTGTCGCAGACGCTCGAAGACAACCCGGACTTCGAAGGCCGCTACACCGACCCGGACCAGCAATCCGTCGAGCGCCCCGGCGAGCTGCCCGTCGCGATGGTGCACGCCCTCGCGCAGAAGCTCAATGCACTGCGCTGGACACCCGAACTGGTCGGCGAATTCCTGGGTGCCTACCTGACCGAGCCCAAGGACCACGTGGAGTTCGTCACGCAGCCGCGCCTGTCGCTGGCCCGTTTCACTGCCCGGGCGCGCAAGGAAGGGATCGTGCTCGATGCGCGCACACAGGCGCTTTATGACTCGCAGCGCTTCTGGATCAACGGCGACACATTCGAACCTCCGGGTACACTGCTTGCGTGGCTGTCTGCACTGTCGGACCAGCGCGGCGCAAGCGCGGAAACCGTGGAGGCTGCAGCCGATCAACCCGACCTGATGGACACGCTGCATGCCTGGTACGAAGAAGGCTGGCTGCGGCTTGCGGGGCCCGGCGCGCACTGA
- a CDS encoding MBL fold metallo-hydrolase, with translation MAVRFASLGSGSEGNALLVESSDGTTSTRILLDCGFGIRETVRRLERLGCAPESLDAILVTHEHGDHVGSAYAFAAKYNIPVWTSHGTYRATASLRGADRAAIRFCRADDVFSIGDLRVLPYTVPHDAREPLQFIFDDGARRLGVLTDAGMSTEYLCGHLTGLHAFVLECNHDREMLANSAYPWSLKQRIGGDFGHLANDIAGAILARVRHDGLHTVVAAHLSQQNNTPLLAASAIASALGIAAGDVPIADQEDGLGWRAV, from the coding sequence ATGGCAGTGAGATTCGCCAGTCTCGGCAGCGGCAGCGAGGGCAACGCGCTGCTCGTCGAATCCAGCGATGGAACGACGAGCACGCGCATCCTGCTCGACTGCGGATTCGGTATACGCGAAACCGTGCGCCGGCTCGAACGCCTGGGTTGCGCGCCGGAGTCCCTCGACGCCATCCTCGTCACGCACGAGCATGGTGATCATGTCGGCAGCGCCTATGCGTTCGCCGCCAAATACAACATCCCCGTCTGGACCAGTCACGGCACGTATCGCGCCACGGCATCGCTGCGCGGCGCCGACCGGGCCGCCATCCGGTTCTGCCGCGCTGACGATGTCTTCAGCATCGGCGATCTGCGGGTCCTGCCATACACCGTGCCCCACGACGCGCGCGAGCCGTTGCAGTTCATCTTCGACGATGGTGCGCGGCGCCTGGGCGTGCTGACCGATGCCGGCATGTCGACGGAGTACCTGTGCGGGCACCTGACCGGTCTGCACGCCTTCGTGCTCGAGTGCAATCACGACCGCGAGATGCTGGCCAACTCAGCGTATCCGTGGTCGTTGAAGCAGCGGATCGGTGGCGACTTCGGCCACCTGGCCAATGACATTGCCGGGGCGATCCTGGCGCGGGTGCGGCACGATGGCCTGCATACCGTGGTGGCCGCGCATCTTTCTCAGCAGAACAACACGCCCCTACTGGCGGCGTCGGCAATTGCGTCGGCACTGGGCATTGCTGCGGGCGATGTGCCGATTGCGGATCAGGAAGACGGGCTCGGCTGGCGCGCTGTCTGA
- the bamC gene encoding outer membrane protein assembly factor BamC gives MKLLQTRRGAVATFAQLLLAALSVALISGCDTVNEVMQPDRIDYKSQARKGPTLEVPPDLTSVQADRRYAAPDSGTTTLSAYTSAAPKVTAPGAGADNVLPAVSDMRIERDGNQRWLVVKTTPDALWPQLRTFWQELGFLLVIDSPETGIMETDWAENRAKIPQDIIRRTVGKVFDGLYSTSERDKFRTRIEKGPDGMVEVYISHRGAQEQLVGSSKDQTVWTPRPADPELEAEFLSRLMQRLGASKEGAQQKLAQAKATHPVEDGTKAEPTPRTGPSLLTQANGQPALQVPEPFDRAWRTVGLALDRVNFTVDDRDRSQGVYFVRYADTRAEANAPGFFSRLFSGTKMEDLKRAKRYRVVVKDGGASSIVLVQNDDGSAQTGDIGKRILSLLDEQLR, from the coding sequence ATGAAACTGCTCCAAACCCGTCGCGGGGCTGTGGCGACGTTCGCTCAACTGCTGCTGGCCGCGTTGTCGGTTGCCCTGATTTCCGGTTGCGATACCGTCAATGAGGTGATGCAGCCGGACCGCATCGATTACAAGTCGCAGGCCAGAAAGGGCCCGACGCTGGAAGTCCCGCCCGACCTGACCTCTGTCCAGGCCGACCGCCGCTATGCCGCGCCGGATTCCGGCACCACCACGCTGTCGGCCTACACTTCGGCCGCGCCCAAGGTGACCGCGCCGGGCGCCGGCGCCGACAACGTGCTGCCGGCCGTGTCCGACATGCGCATCGAGCGCGACGGCAACCAGCGCTGGCTGGTCGTGAAGACCACGCCGGATGCGCTATGGCCGCAGCTGCGCACGTTCTGGCAGGAGCTCGGCTTCCTGCTGGTGATCGATTCGCCCGAGACCGGCATCATGGAGACCGACTGGGCCGAGAACCGCGCGAAGATTCCGCAGGACATCATCCGCCGCACCGTCGGCAAGGTGTTTGACGGCCTGTATTCGACCTCGGAGCGCGACAAGTTCCGCACCCGGATCGAGAAGGGCCCGGACGGCATGGTCGAGGTCTACATCTCGCACCGCGGCGCGCAGGAGCAACTGGTCGGCTCGTCGAAGGACCAGACCGTGTGGACGCCGCGTCCGGCCGATCCGGAGCTTGAGGCTGAATTCCTGTCGCGCCTGATGCAGCGACTGGGCGCGAGCAAGGAAGGCGCCCAGCAGAAGCTGGCGCAGGCCAAGGCCACGCATCCGGTGGAAGACGGCACCAAGGCCGAACCGACTCCGCGTACCGGCCCGTCGCTGCTGACGCAGGCGAATGGCCAGCCGGCGCTGCAGGTGCCGGAGCCCTTCGACCGCGCTTGGCGGACGGTGGGCCTGGCCCTCGATCGCGTGAACTTCACCGTGGACGATCGCGATCGCTCGCAAGGCGTGTACTTCGTCCGCTATGCCGACACCCGCGCCGAAGCGAACGCGCCGGGCTTCTTCTCGCGCCTGTTCTCGGGCACGAAGATGGAAGACCTCAAGCGCGCCAAGCGCTATCGCGTGGTGGTCAAGGACGGCGGTGCTTCGTCGATCGTGCTGGTGCAGAACGATGACGGCTCGGCGCAGACCGGCGATATCGGCAAGCGCATCCTGTCGCTGCTCGACGAGCAGTTGCGGTAA